GGGGTTTAAAGGTAGCCAATTTTTCATTTTGGTTGCTTGCTTTAAGAATTTTGGTCTAGCAACTGGCGGCGCTTTTGCTCAAATTCATACTCAGAAATCAATCCATCCTGGCGTAAACTTTCTAACTCCCGTAAAGCTTGAGCAAGTGCTCCGACTTGATGACTGGCGTAGTGGGAGTTTTTGATAGCTGATTTACCTAAATTAAAATTCCGGTCGAAAGCTTCTTCGTCTTGAGCTAAAAACCAAACTCCTTCAATGGCGCTAGCGACCTTGGGAATGGGTGTCCAGGAAAGCAAAACATACAGCAGACCCCACAGTGGTTGTCCTAAATAAAACTTATGTAATCCTGAAATTGTCAGCGTCCCGGAAAAAGCTAAAATTGCGGCAATGCTTCTGCTTTTTCGCTGATTAAACATAATTAAAGCACCATAATAAATTCAGTATTGCTGCTATCCTAGCTGAAACCCAATATCTGAATCTACACTGGGGACTTCCATGTCATTTGTTTTGAAATTATTAACAGAGTTTTAAAAGTCAAAACTCTTGACTCCGCGAAGCGGTCAAGTGTTGAAATTGCGGTAAAAAACCGTACTCAAACCGAAGCTTGTTTTCTAGATTATTTCTCTAGACTAAAATAAAGCTAGAAGCACCAAGTATTAGAGCTACTGAGTCTCACTGCTCAGTGGAGTGTAGGATAAGATGGGATTCTTTGATTCTGACATAGTTCAGCACGAAGCCAAGCAATTATTTGAAGACTATCAAGCACTCATAAAGCTTGGCAGCAACTACGGCAAATTTGACCGCGAGGGCAAAAAGCTGTTTATTGAACAGATGGAAGCCATGATGGAGCGATATCGCATCTTTATGAAGCGTTTTGAGCTATCAGAAGATTTCATGGCACAAATGACTATAGAGCAGCTCAAAACTCAGTTAAGTCAATTTGGTGTGACTCCCCAACAAATGTTTGACCAAATGCACTTCACCCTACAGCGGATGAAAGCAGAACTTGGGACACAACAGTAAACAAACAAAGAGTTATGAGTTAGGAGATCTGAATTCACTCAGAACTCCTAACTCATAACTCTAATTTGATTTAGGGCGAGAAAACTTGTAAGGTGACTTAAAGTTCTCAGCAGGTACATCCTTAAGCGCCCTCAACATAAAATCGCGCCAAATTGGAGCAACCATAGTACCACCCGTCGCACCGCTCGCCAAGGTTCTGTTGTCGTCCCGACCCACCCAAACAGCAGTGGTTAACTGGGGTACAGTACCGACAAACCAAATATCCTTCTCAGAGGAAGTTGTTCCTGTCTTCCCTGCTGCTGGGCGACCTATTGCTGCGTTTTTCCCAGTACCATCATTAATGACAGAGCGCATCACATCAATAGTTGCTGCTGATGCCCACGGGTCAAGTATTTGCTGAGGTTTGGGTGTATTGTCAAGCAACACGTTGCCACTACTATCAGTCACACGGGCAATAATCGTCGTTGGCGACTGCCAGCCATAATTCGCAAAGGTAGCATAAGCACCTGCCATTTCCAACGGTGTCATACCAATAGCACCTAAAGGTAGAGAAGTCACAGGTTCCATCGGACTCATAATACCCAAGGTGCGGCAGGTTTCGACAACCTTATTCATCCCTACAGCCTTGCCAATCTTAATCACAGGAATATTACGAGATAGCTTTAGAGCAGTGCGGATTGACATTGCTCCCCCATAGCCACCATCGTAGTTTCGTGGGTGGTACCAACCGTCACCATCTCGATAGCTCACGGGGCTATCGTACACTGTTGTCTCTGGTCCATATTTACCACTAGCAAAGGCAGTGTAGTAAACAAACGGTTTAAAAGCAGAGCCTGGTTGCCGATAAGCTTGAGTTGCGCGGTTAAACTCGCTGGTTTTAGGATCTACACCACCCACCAGCGCTTTGACAAAATGGGTGCGGGGGTCAATTGCAACTAGAGCAATTTGGTTCTTAGATAACCCTTGTCCGCGCAGTCTTTGATGCCACTTACTAACAGTGCTCTCCGCCATCTGTTGGAAGTTGGTATCAACTGTCGTTTGAACTCGCATTCCGCCCTTGAGCAGTGCCTCACGACCAAACTTTTTCGCTATCTCCTGCGCCACAGCGTTAGTCACATAAGGCAAGGCGCTTCCTTGGAACGACCTAATCTTACCCAGTTTAATTGGTTGTTTGAGGGCTTTGTCGTATTCTTGTTGCGTGATCCAGCCCAATTCCTTCATCCGCCCCAAAACGATTTTCTGCTGCTCTTTTGCCTTAGCCATGTTGACAAATGGGCTGTATTCTTCCGGCGCTTGGATCAAACTCGCCATCATCGCCGACTCAGCTAAGGTTAAATATTCTGCCGACTTATTAAAGTAACTACGTGCTGCTGTTTGTACACCATAGTTGTTATGACCCCAATAAACTTGGTTGAGGTACATTTCTAAAATTTGGTCTTTGGTGAGAATTTGCTCTAAGCGAATTGCCAGTACCGCTTCTGCTATCTTACGAGTAAAGGCACGCTTTTGAGACAAAAACAAGTTCTTCACCAACTGCATGGTGATAGTTGAGCCACCCTCGCGAACCCCACCTGCTGTCCAGTTGGTAACGACTGCACGTCCGACACCTTTGGGATTAATACCGTGGTGATAGTAAAAGTCGCTGTCTTCACTCGCCAATACTGCCCGTTTTAGCTCAGGAGAAATTCTATCTAACGATACGACTTCACGATTGGCTTCTCCATGGATACTGGTTAACAATTTACCTTTGATGTCATAGATATAAGTCGTTTCTGAGGGCAAGAAGCTGCGTAATTGCCTGACATCAGGTAAATTCCGGAAACTAACGGCTAAGCCAACCAGTCCTCCCGCTACAATAGAACTTGCCAGCATAGTGACGGATAGTAGAGTACCGCCAGCTACCTGACCGACTCCTTTGAGAAACTCAAAACCCGAGGCAGCTTGCTGATGTTGTGGCTGCTTATCTTGAAAAGTGCTGGACGACACGGCGATTTCACTTCCTCACTATAAATATAAGTGTAATGTCTTGGGTGAAGCAAGGCGGTTAATTTTTTGCAATTATATTAATTTGGCAGACGAAAGTCATACAAATTGTCAGTGACCATAACCAACCCTACTTTGATAGTGCAAAGCGTAAACAGTCAATCTCCTAGTAGTATGACGCAAGATTTTTCTTGGCTGCGTCGTGGTATTTCTGAAATTTTCCCACAACCTACTGATTCCGATAGTGACGTTGAAAGTCTCGAAAAGCGCTTGGCGACAACCGAGCGACCTTTAAGGGTCAAATATGGAATTGATCCCACGGGGGCAGAGATTCATTTAGGTCATAGCATACCAATGCGAAAACTGCGAGCGTTTCAAGATGCAGGTCATAAGGCAGTACTCATTATTGGTGATTTTACCGCTCGCATTGGTGATCCGACCGGTAAATCTGAGGTACGCCGTCAACTGACGGAAGAAGACGTGGCGAAAAATGCCCAAACTTTTCTTGACCAAGTACGACCGATATTGGATTTCGATACACCAGGAAGGCTGGAGGTGCGTTACAACTCTCAATGGCTCTCTAAGCTGGACTTGGGCAAAATTGTGGAATTACTCTCCACAATGACAGTGGGGCAGATGTTGGCTAAAGAGGGCTTCGCTGATCGCTATAAAAAAGAGAATCCCATTTTTCTTCATGAGTTCCTGTACC
The sequence above is a segment of the Mastigocladopsis repens PCC 10914 genome. Coding sequences within it:
- a CDS encoding NINE protein, encoding MFNQRKSRSIAAILAFSGTLTISGLHKFYLGQPLWGLLYVLLSWTPIPKVASAIEGVWFLAQDEEAFDRNFNLGKSAIKNSHYASHQVGALAQALRELESLRQDGLISEYEFEQKRRQLLDQNS
- a CDS encoding DUF1825 family protein, coding for MGFFDSDIVQHEAKQLFEDYQALIKLGSNYGKFDREGKKLFIEQMEAMMERYRIFMKRFELSEDFMAQMTIEQLKTQLSQFGVTPQQMFDQMHFTLQRMKAELGTQQ
- a CDS encoding transglycosylase domain-containing protein, yielding MSSSTFQDKQPQHQQAASGFEFLKGVGQVAGGTLLSVTMLASSIVAGGLVGLAVSFRNLPDVRQLRSFLPSETTYIYDIKGKLLTSIHGEANREVVSLDRISPELKRAVLASEDSDFYYHHGINPKGVGRAVVTNWTAGGVREGGSTITMQLVKNLFLSQKRAFTRKIAEAVLAIRLEQILTKDQILEMYLNQVYWGHNNYGVQTAARSYFNKSAEYLTLAESAMMASLIQAPEEYSPFVNMAKAKEQQKIVLGRMKELGWITQQEYDKALKQPIKLGKIRSFQGSALPYVTNAVAQEIAKKFGREALLKGGMRVQTTVDTNFQQMAESTVSKWHQRLRGQGLSKNQIALVAIDPRTHFVKALVGGVDPKTSEFNRATQAYRQPGSAFKPFVYYTAFASGKYGPETTVYDSPVSYRDGDGWYHPRNYDGGYGGAMSIRTALKLSRNIPVIKIGKAVGMNKVVETCRTLGIMSPMEPVTSLPLGAIGMTPLEMAGAYATFANYGWQSPTTIIARVTDSSGNVLLDNTPKPQQILDPWASAATIDVMRSVINDGTGKNAAIGRPAAGKTGTTSSEKDIWFVGTVPQLTTAVWVGRDDNRTLASGATGGTMVAPIWRDFMLRALKDVPAENFKSPYKFSRPKSN